The genomic DNA AAAAAACCCAAATGAAAATAATAAGAAGTCCTCTCTTTAACAATGAGAAAATTAAATGAAACAGTAGctacatatatacagtaatattCAATAAATACACACAACTTAAAAAGTAATTACAGGACAACATACTGTATAACACTAGAAAAGGAGAAGCACTACATATAACATAAAATATACATTCATATTAaacatgctgtgtttttaaagtacatttagcacaatcactgtttaagtgtttttaaaggcctactgaaacccactactaccgactacgcagtctgatagtttatacatcaatgatgaaatcttaacattgcaacacatgccaatacggccgggttaacttataaagtgcaattttaaatttccccggaaacttccggctgaaaacgtttcgatatgatgacgtttgcgcgtgacgtcacaggttgaagcagacattttggaatagcacggtggccatcttaaatcgtctgttttcaccacataattccacagtattctggacatctgtgttggtgaatcttttgcaatttgttcaattaacaatggagactgcaaagaagaaagctgtaggtgggatcggtgtattagcggctggctacagcaacacaaccaggaggactttgagttggatagcagacgcgctaccgtgagtacagctttggcttccaaacatttgatcgcttgcccgtacgtgcgtggcgctatgtgcatgtcacgtatgtaactttggggaaatatatgtttcttgccgactttgatggcggccggggtgtcgtcgaaagctacaacgccgtccgccgcagcgccgctgtcctcaccttgacttcctccgtctctgggccgccgaccgcaccgatcatcgtggtgaagtccttcgtcgcgccgtcaatcgctggaacgcaggtgagcacgggtcgtgatgagcagatgagagctggcgtaggtagagagctaatgttttcagcatagctctgtcgaggtcccgtagctaagttagcttcaatggcgtcgttagcaacagcattgctaggcttctccaggcggtacagcattaaccgtgtggttacaggtccagggtttaatagtaatagtagtattgttgatcttcggtctatccttccagtcaggggcttatttcttttgtttctatctgcatttaagcacaatgctatcacgttagctccgtagctaaagtgcttcgccgatgtattgtcgtggagataaaagtcactgtgaatgtccatttcgcgttctcgactctcattttcaagaggatatagtatccgaggtggtttaaaatacaaatccgtgaaccacaatagaaaaaggagagagtgtggaatccaatgagcccttttacctaagttacggtcagagcgaaaaaagatacgtcctgcactgcactctaatccttcactctcacgttcctcatccacgaatctttcatcctggctcaaattaatggggtaatcgtcgctttctcggtccgaatcgctctcgctgctggtgtaaacaatgtgcagatgtgaggagcctttcaacctgtgacgtcacgctacttccggtacaggcaaggcttttttatcagcgaccaaaactttatcgtcgatgttctctactaaatcctttcagcaaaaatatggcaatatcgcgaaatgatcaagtatgacacatagaatggatctgctatccccgtttaaataagaaaatttcatttcagtaggcctttaaatccctgcagcttccatgactgttacacacttgtgttTGCTGACCTGATACTTATACATGAACCTCTTATTGCACACAGTGCAACTaaatggtttctctccagtgtgtgttctcatgtgtgtggtcataaCGTGCTTTGTGTAGAAACTCTTACTGCAAACGGAGCaggtaaaaggtttctctccagtgtgtgttctcatgtgtgctacaAGATGACTTTTCTCGGTACATCTTTTAGGGCAAAACGTGCAGGTAAATTGCTTCTccatgtgtgttctcatgtgtgtggtcatgtgttGCTTTCTGGAGAAACCCTTCTTGCAAACCGAGCAAGAAAacggtttctcacctgtgtgcgttctcatgtgttttttCAGCTTAGCATTTACGGAGAATCTTTTGGGACAGACTGAGCACGGAAAAGGTTTCACCCCtgtatgtattctcatgtgtgataTCATTTCATTCTTAGTTTTGAATCTTTTAGCGCAAACTGAGcaaaaaaaaggtttctctccagtatgtattctcatgtgtcttgTAAAATGGGACTTACGTCGAAATGATTTTCCACATTCagagcagtcaaagtgtttgttgttagtgtgatgtctcgTATCACATTTAGAGTCATTTTTACTCTTTACAGGTTTTTGGATGTCGTCACTGTGATCGCTCTCAGCAGAGTCTGACATCATGTCgtccatgtctgacagtggagcaaagatgctgtctggttctgaGTTTATATCTTCACAATGGTCTCCATCCGCTTCTGTGATGTGTTGAGTTAgaagctccgcccctctgttcttctcactttgactgtgatgaagctgtaaggactgagcttcatcttcatcatgaagCTGCTCCCACGGCAGCTCCTCTTTAGTGTGGGAGGGGGCCTGTAGCTCCTTCTgtcccacactggtgtgccactCCTGCTGCTCGGAGGGAATCTCTTCATGACTCCCCGCTGACAc from Entelurus aequoreus isolate RoL-2023_Sb linkage group LG27, RoL_Eaeq_v1.1, whole genome shotgun sequence includes the following:
- the LOC133644053 gene encoding gastrula zinc finger protein XlCGF8.2DB-like; the encoded protein is MASDVQRVSAGSHEEIPSEQQEWHTSVGQKELQAPSHTKEELPWEQLHDEDEAQSLQLHHSQSEKNRGAELLTQHITEADGDHCEDINSEPDSIFAPLSDMDDMMSDSAESDHSDDIQKPVKSKNDSKCDTRHHTNNKHFDCSECGKSFRRKSHFTRHMRIHTGEKPFFCSVCAKRFKTKNEMISHMRIHTGVKPFPCSVCPKRFSVNAKLKKHMRTHTGEKPFSCSVCKKGFSRKQHMTTHMRTHMEKQFTCTFCPKRCTEKSHLVAHMRTHTGEKPFTCSVCSKSFYTKHVMTTHMRTHTGEKPFSCTVCNKRFMYKYQVSKHKCVTVMEAAGI